One Pullulanibacillus sp. KACC 23026 DNA segment encodes these proteins:
- a CDS encoding glutamate synthase subunit beta — protein MGNPNGFKDLPRRTAKKRHPSERVKDWQEEALVSSEAELRSQASRCMDCGTPFCQMGTVTNGLTAGCPLYNVIPEWNELVYRGNWREAYNRLVLTNNFPEFTGRACPAPCEGSCTASIPTESVTIKNIEQAIIDKAFSEGWIAPKVPAHRTGYTVAIVGSGPAGLAAADQLNQHGHSVTVYERDDRPGGLLMYGIPNMKLEKQIVERRVQLLQEEGIEFICDTEIGKAITLEALQAQYDAVIFATGAQKARELNLEGRELSGIHNAMNYLTASTKFLMDGTPLEPSLNAKGKRVIVIGGGDTGADCIATAIRQGCESVVQFGKHPRLSVQRTDNNPWPEPPQVFTLEYSHEEAATVLGKDPREYGIISQAFVGENGAVKGVKTIEMVKDPETGAFSEVDGSEKIWEADLVLIAIGFQGSETEYMIPKKQEPLENHYETASAGLYVAGDARRGQSLIVWAIREGREVANVCHQYLMTAIQSVS, from the coding sequence ATGGGAAATCCAAATGGTTTTAAGGATCTTCCACGTCGTACAGCGAAAAAACGCCATCCATCTGAACGAGTCAAGGATTGGCAGGAGGAAGCGCTTGTCTCAAGCGAAGCAGAGTTAAGAAGCCAAGCCTCACGCTGTATGGATTGCGGAACCCCTTTTTGTCAAATGGGTACCGTCACAAATGGACTGACAGCTGGATGCCCTCTCTATAACGTTATCCCAGAGTGGAATGAACTCGTGTATAGAGGCAATTGGCGAGAGGCTTATAATCGACTTGTTTTGACCAATAATTTTCCGGAATTCACAGGGCGGGCTTGTCCTGCCCCTTGTGAAGGATCCTGTACAGCTTCCATTCCAACAGAATCCGTGACGATTAAGAACATTGAGCAGGCCATCATTGATAAGGCCTTTTCAGAAGGCTGGATTGCACCTAAAGTTCCGGCTCATCGGACAGGGTATACAGTTGCTATTGTGGGCTCTGGACCTGCGGGATTGGCAGCAGCTGATCAACTTAATCAGCATGGGCATTCTGTAACCGTCTACGAAAGAGATGATCGGCCAGGCGGGCTTTTAATGTATGGGATTCCAAATATGAAGTTAGAAAAACAGATCGTAGAGCGTCGAGTTCAATTGCTTCAAGAAGAAGGCATTGAATTCATCTGCGACACAGAAATCGGCAAAGCTATCACACTTGAGGCTCTTCAAGCTCAATATGATGCGGTTATTTTTGCAACGGGTGCGCAAAAGGCGCGTGAGTTAAATCTTGAAGGACGCGAACTGTCCGGCATTCATAATGCCATGAATTATCTCACAGCAAGCACTAAGTTTCTTATGGATGGAACTCCACTAGAGCCTTCACTTAATGCGAAGGGCAAACGAGTAATTGTTATTGGCGGTGGAGACACAGGAGCCGATTGTATTGCAACGGCGATTCGTCAGGGCTGCGAAAGCGTTGTTCAATTCGGGAAGCATCCGCGTCTTTCCGTGCAGCGTACAGATAATAATCCTTGGCCAGAGCCGCCGCAAGTGTTTACCCTTGAGTATTCCCATGAAGAAGCAGCAACGGTCCTAGGAAAGGATCCACGGGAATATGGGATCATTTCTCAAGCTTTTGTCGGAGAAAATGGCGCTGTAAAGGGTGTTAAAACGATCGAGATGGTGAAGGATCCTGAGACGGGCGCTTTTTCAGAAGTGGATGGGTCTGAGAAAATCTGGGAGGCTGATTTGGTTCTTATTGCGATCGGCTTCCAGGGGTCTGAAACGGAGTACATGATTCCGAAAAAACAGGAGCCGCTTGAGAATCATTATGAAACGGCATCTGCTGGTCTCTATGTTGCCGGCGATGCAAGACGAGGCCAGAGTCTTATTGTATGGGCTATTCGAGAAGGACGTGAAGTGGCGAATGTGTGCCACCAGTATTTGATGACGGCCATCCAGTCAGTTAGTTAA
- a CDS encoding YpjP family protein, translating to MPKWFRKIVVTFVTIITLGTVVPSANPVPRENPNANLDVLGQNNPNGTSDSRHEVIIDIKESRKRKKYDWSTLVSESQDPDELIDLLSDFASEQAKEQGLKKFGPVIENRIGDTYNQTIVPKFSEAVAKIGQSLDYETLLNLSVSEKPSAGSGERILHFFDQRTGQELIKFHVRRDHPPKDGYWFNFHYHIAADNFQNHYEIGKIYWDKNMPPGWMA from the coding sequence ATGCCAAAATGGTTTAGAAAAATAGTAGTCACTTTTGTCACCATTATAACATTGGGTACCGTTGTTCCCTCTGCTAATCCTGTACCAAGGGAAAATCCGAATGCAAACTTGGATGTATTGGGTCAGAATAATCCTAACGGAACATCGGATTCCCGTCATGAAGTCATCATTGACATCAAAGAATCTCGAAAAAGGAAAAAATACGATTGGTCAACATTAGTTTCGGAATCACAGGATCCTGATGAGCTGATCGATTTATTATCAGATTTTGCTTCTGAGCAAGCCAAAGAACAAGGTCTTAAGAAGTTTGGTCCTGTCATCGAGAATCGAATTGGCGATACTTACAATCAAACGATTGTTCCTAAATTTAGCGAAGCGGTCGCCAAAATTGGTCAAAGTCTGGATTATGAAACGCTTCTTAATCTAAGCGTTAGTGAAAAGCCTTCTGCCGGGAGCGGTGAGCGCATTTTACACTTTTTCGATCAGCGGACAGGTCAAGAACTTATTAAGTTTCATGTTCGCCGCGATCATCCGCCAAAAGATGGCTATTGGTTTAATTTCCACTACCATATAGCAGCGGATAACTTTCAAAACCATTATGAAATCGGAAAAATTTATTGGGATAAGAACATGCCCCCTGGTTGGATGGCGTAA
- a CDS encoding MFS transporter, giving the protein MKWRDWDINLKVRLLGEGANNLLFWMFFPFMAIYFSQSFGKEMAGLLLVATQFISVVLGLVGGYCADHFGRKRMMVLSTLGQGITFIFFALANSPWYSSPVLTFISFTVLGLCGNFYWPASHAMVADVVDAKHRNHIFAVFYTSINISVVLGPIIGGFLFFSARFALLAACVLTSFAVAAVLQLFVHETAPVRKKVVAEETAKWTRYVLNQLSDYKVIAKDRLFLLFILAGVLVAQTFMQLDLLIAVYANDKVPTQTIIHLGNWSLQAGGSKIFSWLVSENGFLVALLTVLMTKWMGRYKERSVFIGSCLFYGVSMLVMSVSVNIWILFLSIVLFTSAELMVVGIQEGFVSKLAPENMRGQYFAASSLRFTIGRMIAPMSIPLTVWMGYSWTFVILALLAFLGAGFYAAMFYQKEKLEVQEEIQIKSVLD; this is encoded by the coding sequence ATGAAGTGGCGTGATTGGGATATAAATTTGAAGGTGCGTTTACTGGGGGAAGGCGCTAATAACCTATTGTTTTGGATGTTCTTTCCTTTTATGGCGATCTATTTTTCACAATCATTCGGGAAGGAAATGGCGGGGTTACTGCTTGTCGCCACCCAATTCATTAGTGTGGTATTAGGGCTCGTCGGCGGTTATTGTGCGGATCACTTTGGACGTAAGCGGATGATGGTACTTTCTACCTTGGGTCAGGGGATTACCTTTATCTTTTTTGCGCTTGCTAATTCGCCTTGGTATTCCTCTCCTGTTCTTACCTTCATAAGTTTTACTGTGTTAGGCCTATGTGGGAATTTTTATTGGCCGGCAAGCCACGCTATGGTGGCAGATGTTGTGGATGCGAAACACCGGAATCATATTTTTGCCGTTTTCTATACATCCATTAATATCTCGGTTGTCTTAGGACCAATTATAGGCGGGTTTCTCTTCTTCAGTGCTCGTTTTGCCCTGTTGGCGGCTTGTGTGTTAACATCCTTTGCCGTCGCAGCGGTTCTTCAGCTGTTCGTTCATGAAACAGCACCTGTCAGAAAAAAAGTCGTGGCAGAGGAGACTGCCAAATGGACGCGCTACGTCTTGAACCAACTGTCGGATTATAAAGTCATTGCCAAGGATCGCTTGTTTCTCTTGTTCATTTTGGCGGGCGTGTTAGTTGCCCAAACATTTATGCAACTCGATTTATTAATTGCTGTATACGCAAACGACAAAGTACCGACTCAGACCATTATTCATTTAGGAAATTGGTCACTTCAAGCGGGCGGTTCAAAGATCTTTAGCTGGCTCGTCTCAGAAAATGGTTTCCTTGTTGCCCTTCTGACCGTACTGATGACGAAGTGGATGGGAAGATACAAGGAGCGGTCTGTGTTCATTGGTTCTTGTCTTTTTTACGGAGTATCCATGCTTGTAATGAGTGTCTCGGTTAATATCTGGATTTTATTTCTTTCCATTGTTCTCTTTACCTCAGCAGAGTTAATGGTCGTAGGGATTCAAGAAGGGTTTGTCTCGAAGCTTGCTCCTGAAAACATGCGTGGTCAGTACTTTGCCGCTTCAAGTCTTCGTTTTACAATTGGAAGAATGATTGCCCCTATGTCAATCCCGTTGACAGTTTGGATGGGGTATTCCTGGACATTTGTGATCCTGGCTTTGCTTGCATTTCTAGGAGCAGGGTTCTATGCGGCGATGTTCTATCAGAAAGAGAAGTTAGAAGTTCAGGAGGAGATCCAAATCAAGAGTGTTTTGGACTAG
- a CDS encoding IS110 family transposase has translation METLYKRCAGLDVHSETIVACVLMGESETDLMKETETFPTLTKDLFRLLKWLEEKEVTHIAMESTGIYWKPVYNILEDFFDITLANAQRIKNVPGRKTDVSDAEWIAKLLRHGLIEKSFVPPEDFRNLRDLTRLRKKWVGQMTSEKNRIQKVLEASNIKLATVISDVFGVSGRKLLEQLMDNGYIDQEEVGQKIHGKMAHKKQMIADSLFGTLNEHQLFLIKQSWMHIIYLEELISAIAKRMDDILKDYQEEVQLLMTMPGIKKETAAIIIAEIGVDMGQFPTSKHLASWAGLSPGNHESAGKRKSTKTVKGNPHIKSALCEAAWAVSRSRNKRLSIKYWSLAARRGKKKALVAIGHRMLTIVYHMLQNKEPYHESTAN, from the coding sequence GTGGAAACGTTGTACAAACGTTGCGCAGGCTTGGATGTTCATTCAGAAACGATTGTGGCATGTGTCTTAATGGGGGAATCAGAAACAGATCTAATGAAGGAAACGGAAACTTTCCCTACTTTAACCAAAGATCTCTTTCGTCTTCTAAAGTGGTTAGAGGAAAAAGAGGTCACCCATATAGCGATGGAAAGTACAGGCATTTATTGGAAGCCGGTTTATAACATCTTAGAGGATTTCTTCGATATTACGTTGGCGAATGCCCAAAGGATTAAAAATGTTCCTGGTAGAAAGACGGATGTGTCAGATGCAGAGTGGATCGCCAAATTATTAAGACATGGTTTAATTGAAAAAAGTTTTGTGCCTCCCGAGGATTTTCGAAATCTTCGTGACTTGACTCGTCTTCGCAAAAAGTGGGTGGGTCAGATGACGTCAGAAAAAAATCGGATTCAAAAGGTTCTAGAGGCTTCGAATATTAAACTAGCTACCGTTATTTCAGATGTATTTGGCGTTTCAGGAAGAAAGCTTTTAGAACAACTTATGGATAATGGGTACATTGATCAAGAAGAAGTTGGTCAAAAGATTCATGGGAAAATGGCACATAAAAAGCAAATGATAGCCGATTCACTGTTTGGAACATTAAACGAACATCAACTCTTTCTTATTAAACAATCTTGGATGCATATTATTTACCTTGAAGAGTTAATATCGGCTATCGCAAAGAGAATGGATGACATTTTGAAGGACTATCAAGAAGAAGTGCAATTGCTTATGACCATGCCCGGTATTAAAAAAGAGACCGCAGCCATTATCATCGCTGAAATAGGAGTGGATATGGGACAATTCCCTACTTCCAAACACCTTGCCTCATGGGCAGGTTTATCTCCTGGTAATCATGAAAGTGCGGGAAAACGAAAAAGTACAAAGACAGTCAAAGGGAATCCTCATATTAAATCTGCTTTATGTGAAGCTGCGTGGGCTGTTTCAAGAAGTCGAAATAAAAGGTTGTCCATTAAGTATTGGTCGCTAGCTGCAAGAAGAGGAAAGAAAAAAGCACTCGTTGCCATCGGACACCGAATGCTTACCATTGTCTATCACATGCTTCAGAACAAAGAACCCTATCACGAGTCCACAGCAAATTAG
- a CDS encoding GDSL-type esterase/lipase family protein, with product MSRLPYPNPSLPIMYTAIGDSLTVGKGSGLFAPGFVERYATELGYLGAHPVLPHKFARIGATSGEILSFTFNPGITYLLADSPIITITSGGNDLIQAGEQFLKTKDIRLIPAAIQQALSNNGRMIQQILDLQKSKHNQGQVYLFNMYNPFPSQPEAEEGIRAYNRALEQLQAYGVKIVDIYHAFQGRTPYLLSRNDVHPNSEGYQVMTDALLNTH from the coding sequence ATGTCACGCCTTCCCTATCCAAACCCTTCGCTCCCAATTATGTATACAGCCATTGGTGATTCATTAACAGTTGGAAAGGGATCAGGATTATTTGCTCCGGGATTTGTTGAACGCTATGCCACAGAATTAGGTTATCTCGGCGCTCACCCAGTCTTACCTCATAAGTTTGCACGTATTGGTGCCACATCGGGTGAAATTCTCTCCTTTACCTTCAATCCAGGGATCACTTATTTACTAGCCGATTCACCGATTATCACCATCACTTCAGGCGGAAATGATTTGATTCAGGCCGGCGAACAATTTCTTAAGACAAAGGATATAAGACTGATTCCTGCTGCTATCCAGCAAGCCCTATCAAATAATGGCCGAATGATTCAACAGATTCTCGACCTTCAGAAATCCAAACACAATCAAGGGCAGGTTTATTTATTTAATATGTATAATCCCTTCCCCTCTCAGCCAGAAGCAGAGGAAGGGATACGAGCCTATAACAGAGCACTTGAACAGCTTCAAGCATATGGTGTAAAAATTGTAGACATCTATCACGCCTTTCAAGGACGTACACCCTATCTCCTCTCAAGAAACGATGTCCACCCTAACAGTGAAGGCTATCAAGTGATGACTGATGCCTTATTAAACACCCATTAA
- the acs gene encoding acetate--CoA ligase produces MVTENNHLDTLLKENRKFKPSVEFSESANFNNPAIYEKAATDPVGYWEEQAKEITWFKPYTEALEWHPPHAKWFVDGKLNATYNCVDRHRENPLRKNKAAIIWEGERGNQKIYTYDMLGREVDKAARMLKNLGVAKGDRVAVYLPMIPELAITLLACAKIGAIHTVVFGGFSAKSLRDRIDDAEAKLLVTSDASLRRGKQVPLKEFADEAVEGSSVQTVLVVKAVGEEATITMKEGRDLFWEDEIKNVSQAPLEAEVMDSEDILYLLYTSGTTGKPKGIVHTTGGYLVGVNHSMRSVFDIKDEDIFFCTADIGWVTGHTYLVYGPLSAGATVVMYEGAPDYPNRSRFWDIIEKYGVTTFYTAPTSIRMFMKWGPQHLEGKDLSTLRLLGTVGEPINPEAWMWFHKYVGHEKCPIVDTWWQTETGCAMIAPLPGITETKPGSATLPTPGIIVDVVDDDGKSVGYDAGGTLVIKHPWPSMLRTVWGDDERFKNTYFGKFPDWYLPGDGAHRDKDGYIWILGRLDDVINVSGHRIGTAEVESALVGHPAVAEAAVIGRSDALKGQAISAFVTLKEGVEPSDALTKELKEKVSEEIGKMARPEEIHYTAELPKTRSAKIMRRLLRDIAEGRVLGDTTTLADPSVVEELKAMYKED; encoded by the coding sequence TTGGTTACTGAAAATAATCATTTAGACACACTACTAAAAGAAAATCGAAAGTTCAAACCCTCTGTCGAATTTTCTGAAAGCGCTAACTTTAATAATCCCGCCATTTATGAAAAAGCCGCCACAGATCCTGTGGGTTATTGGGAAGAACAAGCAAAAGAAATCACCTGGTTTAAACCTTATACAGAAGCATTAGAATGGCATCCTCCCCACGCCAAATGGTTTGTTGATGGAAAATTAAATGCAACGTATAACTGCGTCGACCGTCACCGAGAGAACCCACTTAGAAAAAATAAAGCCGCCATTATTTGGGAAGGTGAACGTGGCAATCAAAAAATTTATACGTACGATATGCTTGGTCGTGAAGTTGACAAAGCCGCAAGAATGCTCAAGAACCTGGGAGTGGCTAAAGGAGACCGTGTTGCCGTTTATCTGCCAATGATCCCCGAACTTGCGATTACATTGCTCGCTTGTGCGAAGATCGGAGCCATTCATACGGTTGTCTTCGGCGGTTTTTCCGCAAAATCTCTTCGGGACCGCATTGATGATGCTGAGGCGAAGCTCCTTGTCACTTCTGACGCTAGTTTGCGAAGAGGCAAACAAGTTCCACTCAAAGAATTTGCGGATGAAGCCGTTGAAGGCAGCAGCGTTCAAACGGTTCTTGTTGTCAAAGCCGTCGGTGAGGAAGCTACCATCACGATGAAAGAAGGCCGCGATCTTTTCTGGGAAGACGAAATCAAGAACGTATCCCAAGCACCTCTTGAGGCTGAGGTCATGGATAGTGAGGACATCCTCTACCTTCTTTATACATCCGGTACTACAGGCAAACCAAAGGGCATTGTTCATACAACCGGCGGCTATCTGGTCGGCGTCAACCACTCGATGAGAAGTGTATTTGATATAAAAGACGAAGATATCTTCTTCTGTACCGCTGATATCGGCTGGGTAACCGGCCATACTTACCTCGTCTATGGTCCATTATCTGCAGGCGCAACGGTTGTCATGTATGAAGGGGCTCCGGACTACCCGAACCGCTCCCGCTTCTGGGACATCATTGAGAAATATGGCGTCACGACCTTCTACACAGCCCCAACCTCTATCCGTATGTTTATGAAATGGGGTCCGCAACATTTAGAAGGAAAAGATTTAAGCACACTGCGCTTGCTGGGAACCGTTGGCGAACCGATTAATCCTGAAGCCTGGATGTGGTTCCATAAATACGTTGGTCATGAAAAATGTCCAATTGTCGATACTTGGTGGCAAACAGAAACTGGCTGCGCAATGATTGCACCGCTTCCTGGTATTACTGAAACCAAACCTGGCTCCGCTACGCTTCCGACTCCAGGAATCATTGTAGATGTAGTCGATGATGACGGAAAGTCAGTCGGATATGACGCAGGCGGGACATTAGTGATTAAACATCCATGGCCGTCCATGCTTCGGACCGTTTGGGGCGATGATGAACGCTTCAAAAACACGTATTTCGGTAAATTCCCTGACTGGTACCTTCCAGGAGACGGCGCCCACCGCGATAAAGACGGCTATATTTGGATTCTTGGCCGTTTAGATGACGTCATTAATGTCTCCGGTCATCGAATCGGAACCGCTGAAGTTGAATCGGCGCTCGTTGGGCATCCGGCCGTTGCAGAGGCTGCAGTTATTGGCCGGTCTGATGCGCTCAAGGGCCAAGCGATCTCAGCATTTGTTACCCTAAAAGAAGGCGTTGAACCATCTGACGCTTTAACAAAAGAACTAAAAGAAAAAGTATCTGAAGAGATTGGGAAGATGGCGCGTCCTGAAGAAATTCATTATACGGCGGAGCTCCCGAAAACACGCAGTGCCAAAATTATGCGGCGCTTGCTCCGAGACATTGCGGAAGGTCGCGTTTTAGGAGACACCACAACTCTTGCTGACCCTTCTGTTGTTGAAGAACTCAAGGCCATGTATAAGGAAGATTAA
- a CDS encoding spore coat protein yields MPGTKIKNPETQVPKTPQMNDRDFLNDCLMTEKYLTYAYATALHEMSHQDLYQEVFSIYQETEQCQRDLYNLMFKKGWYGLEAEDSQKLQQTYQQFQQYAQQQFPSGGTIQ; encoded by the coding sequence ATGCCTGGCACTAAAATTAAAAATCCAGAAACCCAAGTACCCAAAACACCGCAAATGAATGACCGGGATTTTCTAAATGACTGCCTGATGACGGAAAAATATCTTACTTATGCATATGCCACTGCCCTTCACGAAATGAGCCATCAAGATCTTTACCAAGAGGTTTTTTCCATCTATCAAGAAACCGAACAATGCCAGCGCGATCTATATAACCTGATGTTTAAAAAAGGCTGGTATGGCCTTGAAGCAGAAGACAGTCAAAAACTGCAACAAACCTATCAACAATTTCAGCAATATGCCCAGCAACAATTTCCAAGCGGCGGCACCATTCAATAA
- a CDS encoding 3-hydroxyacyl-CoA dehydrogenase/enoyl-CoA hydratase family protein, translating into MDQIKKAVVIGSGVMGSGIAAHLANIGIPTALLDIVPRALTREEEAKGLTLEHRSVRNRLAQTAVQKLLKQKPAPLTEKGNLDRIQVGNLEDDLDLLGEADWIIEVVVENLDIKKNVFEKVDAHRKKGSIVSSNTSGISIHAMAEGRSEDFKAHFLGTHFFNPPRYLKLLEVIPTKDTLPEVVAFMKQFGEDSLGKGVVIAKDTPNFIGNRIGTYGLLVTVREMLNRGYSIGEIDSITGPLIGRPKSATFRTLDVVGLDTFVHVANNVRDNVEDPKEKAVFEIPSFIQKMVENGWIGSKSGQGFFLKKGKDILQLNPETLEYEARQKLKAPSIELTKTLKSTEQKIKALAYANDRVGEIMWVLLKETLLYTAEKAYEIADDLYSIDLAMKWGFGWELGPFETWDALGVEESVAKMQAEGAAVPDWIIEMINKGHTSFYRFGETGRQFYHNGSYVPVEENPKLINLNYLKKQDRVIKKNTGAQLIDLGDDVACLEFTSPNNALGMDVMQMALQAVEEVEKNYKGLVIGNQGKNFCVGANIALMLMEAQDDNYAELDLVIRQFHKTMMTLKYSSRPIVAAPFAMTLGGGSEVCFAADAVQASMETYMGLVEVGVGLIPGGGGNKELYIRYLEKLPAGVSVDLTAVTNEVFRQIATANVSTSAEEARRNGFLRATDAISVNGDHLLHDAKQKVLTLFNEGYKAPIRKKIPVSGEEGYGAMIMGAESMRFSGYASDHDVKIAKKLAYVLSGGRLPLGTEVDEQVFLDLEREAFLSLLGEPKTQQRMQHMLLKGKPLRN; encoded by the coding sequence ATGGATCAGATCAAGAAAGCGGTGGTGATTGGCTCTGGTGTTATGGGGTCGGGTATCGCTGCACATCTAGCAAATATCGGGATTCCAACTGCACTTCTCGATATTGTCCCAAGAGCACTGACGCGAGAAGAAGAAGCAAAGGGACTGACACTTGAGCATCGCAGTGTACGGAATCGGCTTGCCCAAACGGCCGTACAGAAGCTGTTAAAACAAAAACCAGCTCCATTGACTGAAAAAGGAAATCTTGACCGTATCCAAGTCGGAAATTTAGAAGATGACCTCGATCTTCTGGGAGAGGCAGACTGGATTATTGAAGTCGTTGTAGAGAATCTTGATATCAAGAAAAATGTGTTTGAGAAAGTCGATGCCCACCGAAAAAAAGGCTCTATTGTCAGCTCAAATACATCGGGTATTTCCATTCACGCTATGGCTGAAGGACGTTCAGAGGACTTTAAAGCGCACTTCTTGGGAACGCACTTTTTTAACCCGCCTCGCTATTTAAAACTGCTTGAAGTCATTCCAACAAAGGATACGCTTCCTGAAGTGGTGGCTTTTATGAAGCAATTTGGTGAGGATAGTCTTGGTAAAGGCGTCGTCATCGCCAAAGATACGCCTAACTTTATCGGCAACCGAATTGGAACCTATGGCCTTCTCGTGACCGTTCGTGAGATGTTAAATCGCGGTTACAGTATTGGCGAAATTGATTCCATCACAGGTCCGTTAATTGGTCGACCTAAAAGCGCCACCTTCCGCACATTGGATGTGGTCGGTCTTGATACGTTTGTTCATGTGGCAAATAATGTGAGAGACAATGTGGAAGACCCTAAGGAAAAAGCGGTCTTTGAAATCCCTTCTTTTATTCAAAAAATGGTTGAAAACGGCTGGATTGGAAGCAAGTCTGGTCAAGGCTTCTTTTTGAAAAAGGGAAAAGACATCCTTCAGCTCAATCCTGAAACACTTGAATACGAAGCGCGTCAGAAATTGAAAGCGCCTTCGATCGAACTGACGAAAACACTCAAATCAACTGAGCAAAAAATTAAGGCACTGGCTTATGCCAATGATCGTGTTGGTGAGATCATGTGGGTGCTTTTAAAAGAAACTCTTTTATATACAGCAGAAAAGGCTTATGAGATTGCGGATGACCTTTATTCCATTGATCTTGCGATGAAGTGGGGCTTTGGCTGGGAACTCGGACCATTCGAAACCTGGGATGCCCTTGGCGTTGAAGAGTCCGTTGCCAAAATGCAAGCAGAGGGTGCAGCTGTTCCTGACTGGATTATTGAGATGATCAATAAGGGTCATACATCCTTCTATCGCTTTGGGGAGACCGGGCGTCAGTTTTATCACAACGGGTCTTATGTACCGGTCGAAGAAAATCCTAAACTAATTAATCTTAATTACTTAAAGAAACAAGACCGGGTGATTAAGAAAAATACAGGTGCTCAACTCATCGACTTAGGTGACGATGTGGCGTGCCTCGAATTCACTTCACCGAACAATGCGCTCGGAATGGATGTCATGCAAATGGCACTTCAGGCCGTTGAAGAAGTGGAAAAGAACTACAAAGGTTTGGTTATTGGAAATCAGGGCAAAAACTTCTGCGTCGGAGCTAACATTGCTCTTATGCTGATGGAAGCTCAGGATGACAACTATGCAGAACTTGACCTGGTCATTCGTCAATTCCATAAAACGATGATGACCTTAAAGTATTCTTCTCGTCCGATTGTTGCCGCTCCTTTTGCCATGACGCTTGGCGGAGGATCAGAGGTTTGTTTTGCAGCCGATGCGGTTCAAGCCTCTATGGAAACCTATATGGGTCTTGTTGAAGTCGGTGTTGGTTTAATTCCTGGCGGCGGTGGAAATAAAGAGCTCTATATTCGTTACTTAGAAAAATTGCCAGCAGGTGTATCTGTGGATCTTACGGCCGTCACAAATGAAGTTTTCCGGCAAATTGCCACTGCCAATGTGTCCACATCTGCTGAAGAGGCACGGCGTAATGGCTTCTTAAGAGCAACGGATGCGATCAGTGTCAATGGTGACCACCTTTTACATGATGCGAAGCAAAAGGTCTTGACCTTGTTCAATGAAGGCTACAAAGCTCCAATAAGAAAGAAAATCCCTGTGTCTGGTGAAGAAGGTTACGGGGCCATGATTATGGGGGCTGAGAGCATGCGATTCTCAGGCTATGCGTCTGACCATGACGTCAAGATTGCGAAGAAGCTAGCTTATGTCCTTTCAGGCGGACGTTTACCGCTTGGAACAGAAGTGGATGAGCAAGTATTCTTAGACCTTGAACGCGAAGCCTTCTTAAGCCTCTTAGGTGAACCTAAAACGCAACAAAGAATGCAGCACATGCTGTTAAAAGGAAAACCACTGCGCAATTAA